The proteins below are encoded in one region of Sminthopsis crassicaudata isolate SCR6 chromosome 1, ASM4859323v1, whole genome shotgun sequence:
- the PTGR1 gene encoding prostaglandin reductase 1 isoform X1, with product MVYAKCWTLKKHFEGLPTRSDFELKEVELPALKNGEVLLEALFLSLDPYMRVAVKKSLKEGDKMMGSQVARVVESKNSAFPVGSIVVANSGWTTHSISNGKDLETLPAGWPDTLPMSLALGTIGMTGLTAYFGLLDICDLKGGETVIVNAASGAVGSVVGQIAKIKGCKVVGSAGSDEKVAILKKFGFDVAFNYKTVESLEETLKKASPDGYDCYFDNVGGAFTNAVIPQMKKFGRIAICGAISTYNSEKPQQGIYIQYPFIYGELRMEGFIVSRWQGDVRQKGLKDLLKWVLEGKIQYQEHITEGFENMPMAFIGMLKGENLGKTLVKP from the exons ATGgtttatgctaagtgctggacaTTGAAGAAGCACTTTGAAGGTCTACCAACCAGAAGTGACTTTGAGCTAAAGGAGGTTGAGTTACCAGCCTTAAAAAATGGAG AGGTCTTGCTTGAAGCTTTGTTCCTCAGCCTTGACCCCTACAtgag AGTTGCTGTGAAAAAAAGTTTGAAGGAAGGTGATAAAATGATGGGAAGCCAAGTTGCCAG agtTGTGGAAAGTAAGAATTCAGCCTTTCCAGTAGGTAGCATTGTGGTGGCTAATTCAGGATGGACAACTCACTCCATTTCTAATGGAAAAGACCTAGAGACATTACCTGCTGGGTGGCCAGATACATTACCTATGTCTTTGGCTCTGGGGACCATCGGCATGACAGG ATTAACAGCTTACTTTGGCCTCCTAGACATCTGTGATCTGAAGGGGGGAGAAACTGTGATCGTCAATGCGGCATCCGGAGCAGTGGGTTCAGTGGTGGGACAGATTGCTAAAATCAAA ggctgCAAAGTGGTTGGCTCTGCTGGTTCAGATGAAAAGGTTGCAATTCTCAAAAAATTTGGTTTTGATGTTGCTTTTAACTATAAGACAGTAGAATCTTTGGAAGAAACACTGAAGAAAGCTTCTCCAGATGGCTATGATTGCTATTTTGACAAT GTAGGTGGAGCATTTACAAATGCAGTTATtcctcagatgaagaaatttggaagaattgCTATTTGTGGAGCCATTTCCACATACAATAGTGAAAAACCTCAACAAG GAATCTATATTCAATATCCCTTTATTTATGGTGAGCTACGCATGGAAGGATTTATTGTCAGTCGCTGGCAAGGAGATGTTCGCCAAAAAGGCCTAAAAGACTTGTTGAAATGGGTCTTAGAG GGCAAAATCCAGTACCAAGAACACATCACTGAAGGTTTTGAAAATATGCCAATGGCATTCATAGGAAtgctaaaaggagagaatttggggaaaacattAGTGAAACCATAA
- the PTGR1 gene encoding prostaglandin reductase 1 isoform X2: MVYAKCWTLKKHFEGLPTRSDFELKEVELPALKNGEVLLEALFLSLDPYMRVAVKKSLKEGDKMMGSQVARVVESKNSAFPVGSIVVANSGWTTHSISNGKDLETLPAGWPDTLPMSLALGTIGMTGLTAYFGLLDICDLKGGETVIVNAASGAVGSVVGQIAKIKVGGAFTNAVIPQMKKFGRIAICGAISTYNSEKPQQGIYIQYPFIYGELRMEGFIVSRWQGDVRQKGLKDLLKWVLEGKIQYQEHITEGFENMPMAFIGMLKGENLGKTLVKP; this comes from the exons ATGgtttatgctaagtgctggacaTTGAAGAAGCACTTTGAAGGTCTACCAACCAGAAGTGACTTTGAGCTAAAGGAGGTTGAGTTACCAGCCTTAAAAAATGGAG AGGTCTTGCTTGAAGCTTTGTTCCTCAGCCTTGACCCCTACAtgag AGTTGCTGTGAAAAAAAGTTTGAAGGAAGGTGATAAAATGATGGGAAGCCAAGTTGCCAG agtTGTGGAAAGTAAGAATTCAGCCTTTCCAGTAGGTAGCATTGTGGTGGCTAATTCAGGATGGACAACTCACTCCATTTCTAATGGAAAAGACCTAGAGACATTACCTGCTGGGTGGCCAGATACATTACCTATGTCTTTGGCTCTGGGGACCATCGGCATGACAGG ATTAACAGCTTACTTTGGCCTCCTAGACATCTGTGATCTGAAGGGGGGAGAAACTGTGATCGTCAATGCGGCATCCGGAGCAGTGGGTTCAGTGGTGGGACAGATTGCTAAAATCAAA GTAGGTGGAGCATTTACAAATGCAGTTATtcctcagatgaagaaatttggaagaattgCTATTTGTGGAGCCATTTCCACATACAATAGTGAAAAACCTCAACAAG GAATCTATATTCAATATCCCTTTATTTATGGTGAGCTACGCATGGAAGGATTTATTGTCAGTCGCTGGCAAGGAGATGTTCGCCAAAAAGGCCTAAAAGACTTGTTGAAATGGGTCTTAGAG GGCAAAATCCAGTACCAAGAACACATCACTGAAGGTTTTGAAAATATGCCAATGGCATTCATAGGAAtgctaaaaggagagaatttggggaaaacattAGTGAAACCATAA